The following proteins are co-located in the Manihot esculenta cultivar AM560-2 chromosome 7, M.esculenta_v8, whole genome shotgun sequence genome:
- the LOC110618816 gene encoding uncharacterized protein LOC110618816, which produces MNNVSTADFIAIDLEMTGVTSSPWRESFEFDVRRTTPSSPPISSLSRPPSNTLALPDITKISLLLSSADKNSLSPLDPSSSLTAGILKRDQLHKHCTRVPAVVAALFISDHVSGDPTQWLQLCFDLENLKAVRRQKNIKLVVVVVHSSSDDISEDRIIALRKRAELKSKYLVVFNPADSSQLEQSLNKLGNTFAGLANTYYRDEGGRSSVSLENGDAVFVLWNQKKTISHKYKNLRAGFRFLFSM; this is translated from the coding sequence ATGAACAATGTTAGTACTGCTGATTTCATCGCCATTGATCTTGAGATGACCGGCGTCACCAGCTCTCCATGGCGCGAGTCCTTCGAATTCGATGTCCGGAGGACCACTCCCTCAtcaccacccatctcctctctgAGCAGGCCCCCAAGCAACACCCTCGCCTTGCCCGACATCACTAAGATCTCTCTCCTCTTGTCCTCCGCTGATAAGAACTCTCTTTCGCCTCTCGATCCATCCTCGAGTCTTACGGCCGGGATTCTTAAGAGGGATCAGCTTCACAAGCACTGCACTAGGGTTCCCGCTGTCGTCGCCGCTCTATTTATTTCCGATCATGTTTCTGGGGATCCCACACAGTGGCTTCAGCTCTGCTTTGACCTTGAAAACCTTAAAGCTGTGCGTCGTCAGAAGAACATTAAATTAGTTGTGGTTGTGGTGCACTCATCTTCCGATGATATCAGTGAAGATCGAATAATTGCACTTCGTAAGCGTGCCGAATTGAAGTCCAAATACCTCGTTGTCTTCAACCCTGCCGATTCGTCACAGCTTGAACAATCTCTCAATAAGTTGGGCAACACATTTGCTGGATTAGCAAATACATATTACAGGGATGAAGGGGGAAGGTCATCGGTTTCCTTAGAAAACGGGGACGCGGTTTTTGTCCTGTGGAATCAGAAGAAAACAATTTCccataaatacaaaaatttgCGCGCAGGATTTCGATTTCTATTTTCGATGTGA